A region from the Streptosporangium sp. NBC_01756 genome encodes:
- the cimA gene encoding citramalate synthase, producing MADDRFHVYDTTLRDGAQQEGLNLTVTDKLAVARHLDGLGVGFIEGGWPGANPKDTEFFRRAQTELNLKHAQLAAFGATRRAGVKAADDPLVAALRESGAPVVTLVAKSHDRHVELALRTTLQENLAMIRDTVSHLRAEGQRVFLDAEHFFDGYASNPAYALEVLRTAAEAGASVIALCDTNGGMLPDELAEVVHAAVQTSARIGIHCHDDTGCAVANTLAAVKAGATHVQGCANGYGERSGNANLFTVVANLQLKRGFDLVPREALADMTRIAHAVTEVTNVTPNSHAPYVGVSAFAHKAGLHASAIKVDPNLYQHIDPVEVGNDMRMLVSDMAGRASVELKGRELGYELSPETSRELVDRVKELEARGHTFEAADASFELLLRDTVAGERRRHFEVESWRVIVERTRGGELVSEATVKLHAKGERIVATGEGNGPVNALDRAVRLGLERLYPELAEVELTDFKVRILEGTHGTDAVTRVLLTSSDATGAWTTVGVDENIIEASWQALEQAVTYGLLKAGHSAG from the coding sequence ATGGCCGACGACCGCTTCCATGTGTACGACACCACACTGCGTGACGGCGCCCAGCAGGAGGGTCTCAACCTCACGGTGACCGACAAGCTGGCCGTCGCACGCCATCTGGACGGTCTTGGCGTCGGTTTCATCGAGGGGGGCTGGCCCGGCGCCAATCCGAAGGACACCGAGTTCTTCAGACGGGCTCAAACAGAGCTCAACCTGAAGCACGCGCAGCTCGCCGCGTTCGGCGCGACCCGCCGAGCCGGAGTGAAGGCAGCCGACGACCCGTTGGTGGCCGCCCTGCGCGAATCCGGCGCGCCGGTCGTGACCCTTGTCGCCAAGAGTCACGACCGGCACGTGGAGCTGGCCCTCCGCACGACTCTCCAGGAGAACCTCGCGATGATCCGCGACACGGTCTCCCACCTCCGTGCGGAGGGGCAGCGGGTCTTCCTCGACGCCGAACATTTCTTCGACGGCTACGCCTCCAACCCAGCCTACGCGCTGGAGGTCCTGCGCACCGCCGCCGAAGCGGGCGCCTCGGTCATCGCCCTGTGCGACACCAACGGCGGCATGCTCCCCGACGAGCTCGCCGAGGTCGTCCACGCGGCCGTGCAGACCTCCGCCCGGATCGGCATCCACTGCCACGACGACACCGGCTGCGCGGTGGCCAACACCCTGGCCGCGGTGAAGGCGGGCGCCACCCACGTGCAGGGCTGCGCCAACGGGTACGGCGAGCGGTCCGGCAACGCCAACCTGTTCACCGTCGTGGCCAACCTCCAGCTCAAGCGGGGCTTCGACCTCGTCCCGCGAGAGGCGCTGGCCGACATGACCCGGATCGCGCACGCGGTCACCGAGGTCACCAACGTCACCCCGAACTCGCACGCCCCCTACGTGGGCGTCTCCGCCTTCGCACACAAGGCGGGGCTGCACGCCAGCGCCATCAAGGTGGACCCCAACCTCTACCAGCACATCGACCCGGTCGAGGTCGGCAACGACATGCGCATGCTCGTCTCCGACATGGCCGGTCGCGCGTCCGTCGAGCTCAAGGGGCGCGAGCTGGGCTACGAGCTGTCTCCCGAGACGTCGCGCGAGCTGGTGGACCGGGTCAAGGAACTGGAGGCCAGGGGCCACACCTTCGAGGCCGCCGACGCCTCCTTCGAGCTGCTGCTGCGCGACACCGTGGCGGGCGAGCGCAGGCGCCACTTCGAGGTGGAGTCATGGCGGGTGATCGTCGAGCGCACCCGTGGCGGCGAGCTGGTCAGCGAGGCCACCGTCAAGCTGCACGCCAAGGGTGAGCGCATCGTGGCCACCGGCGAGGGCAACGGCCCGGTCAACGCCCTGGACAGGGCCGTCCGGCTGGGGCTGGAACGGCTCTACCCCGAGCTGGCCGAGGTCGAGCTGACCGACTTCAAGGTCCGGATCCTGGAGGGCACCCACGGCACCGACGCGGTCACCCGGGTGCTCCTCACCTCCAGTGACGCGACCGGTGCGTGGACCACCGTCGGCGTCGACGAGAACATCATCGAGGCCTCCTGGCAGGCCCTTGAGCAGGCCGTCACCTACGGGCTGCTCAAGGCGGGCCACTCCGCCGGCTGA
- a CDS encoding C40 family peptidase gives MSGKIYPRVLPLFVAGAAVFATPSLALADTPLPSPEPAAEAPTLPGAKPAAEIPMLTPPKPATGTQTLTGAKLKEALTAKAPVPAWKKAVKWALSKRGTPYVWGATGHGGFDCSGLMLRAYGAAGIKLPRVTYDQYAAFSKKVSWKNLKPGDLVFFHGLGHVGMISKPGYMVHAPQTGDVVKEEKLTAWRRDSFAGAVRPDREGVKLSIEQAKLAAAPAPTTLAAQS, from the coding sequence TTGTCCGGCAAGATCTACCCCCGTGTCCTGCCCCTTTTCGTGGCCGGCGCCGCCGTGTTCGCGACCCCCTCCCTCGCCCTGGCGGACACCCCCCTCCCCTCCCCCGAACCCGCCGCCGAGGCTCCGACGCTCCCCGGCGCCAAGCCCGCGGCCGAGATCCCGATGCTCACCCCTCCCAAGCCCGCGACCGGGACGCAGACGCTCACCGGCGCCAAGCTGAAAGAGGCCCTCACCGCCAAGGCCCCGGTCCCCGCCTGGAAGAAGGCCGTGAAGTGGGCCCTGTCCAAACGCGGCACGCCGTACGTCTGGGGCGCCACCGGCCACGGCGGCTTCGACTGCTCCGGCCTGATGCTCCGCGCCTACGGCGCCGCCGGGATCAAGCTGCCCCGCGTCACCTACGACCAGTACGCGGCGTTCTCCAAGAAGGTCTCCTGGAAGAACCTCAAGCCCGGCGACCTGGTCTTCTTCCACGGCCTCGGCCATGTCGGCATGATCAGCAAGCCCGGCTACATGGTCCACGCCCCGCAGACCGGCGACGTGGTCAAGGAGGAGAAGCTCACCGCCTGGCGCCGTGACAGCTTCGCCGGCGCCGTCCGCCCCGACCGTGAGGGCGTCAAGCTCTCCATCGAACAGGCCAAGCTCGCCGCCGCACCCGCCCCCACGACGCTCGCGGCCCAGTCCTGA
- a CDS encoding 3-isopropylmalate dehydrogenase gives MDARNIRLAVIPGDGIGAEVVTEGLKVLEAVGTKVETTTYDLGAKRYHKTGEILSETVLDELRGYDAILLGAIGDPSVPPGILERDLLLKIRFELDHYVNLRPVKLFPGVESPLGKARPEDVDMIVVREGTEGPYAGAGGVLRRGTAHEVATQDSVNTAFGVERVVRYAFDKALGRTRRKLTLVHKTNVLTYAGDLWARTFDRVSLEYPDVETDYCHVDAASMFFVSQPERFDVIVTDNLFGDILTDIGAAIAGGIGLAASGNVNPDRTAPSMFEPVHGSAPDIAGQGKADPTATVLSVAMLLDHLGLSGEAARVEQAVADDLVERLAGRAGRTTDEIGDDIAARVTG, from the coding sequence ATGGACGCGCGTAACATTCGCCTGGCAGTCATCCCCGGAGACGGGATCGGAGCAGAGGTCGTCACCGAGGGCCTGAAGGTCCTCGAAGCGGTCGGCACGAAGGTGGAGACCACCACCTACGATCTTGGCGCCAAGCGCTACCACAAGACCGGTGAGATCCTTTCCGAGACGGTCCTGGACGAGTTGCGGGGATACGACGCGATCCTGCTCGGCGCGATCGGCGACCCCAGCGTGCCCCCGGGCATCCTGGAGCGCGATCTGCTACTCAAGATCCGCTTCGAGCTCGACCACTACGTCAATCTCCGCCCGGTCAAGCTCTTCCCCGGGGTCGAGTCCCCGCTGGGCAAGGCCCGCCCCGAGGACGTCGACATGATCGTCGTCCGTGAGGGCACCGAGGGGCCGTACGCCGGGGCCGGCGGCGTGCTGCGCCGGGGCACGGCGCACGAGGTCGCCACCCAGGATTCGGTGAACACGGCCTTCGGCGTCGAACGGGTCGTCCGTTACGCCTTCGACAAGGCGCTCGGCCGGACGCGCAGGAAGCTGACGCTGGTCCACAAGACCAACGTGCTCACCTACGCCGGTGACCTCTGGGCCCGCACGTTCGACCGGGTCAGCCTGGAATATCCCGACGTCGAGACCGACTACTGCCACGTCGACGCGGCCTCGATGTTCTTCGTCAGCCAGCCGGAGCGGTTCGACGTGATCGTCACCGACAACCTGTTCGGCGACATCCTCACCGACATCGGCGCCGCCATCGCCGGCGGCATCGGCCTGGCGGCCAGCGGCAACGTCAACCCCGACCGCACCGCGCCGAGCATGTTCGAGCCGGTGCACGGCAGTGCCCCCGACATCGCGGGCCAGGGCAAGGCCGATCCGACCGCGACCGTCCTGTCCGTCGCCATGCTCCTGGACCACCTCGGCCTGTCCGGCGAGGCCGCCAGGGTCGAGCAGGCGGTGGCCGATGACCTGGTCGAGCGGCTGGCCGGCCGGGCCGGGCGGACCACCGATGAGATCGGCGACGACATCGCCGCCCGAGTAACCGGCTGA
- a CDS encoding restriction endonuclease subunit S: MNALVGELPRGWHQVSLRNVCDLVVGPGIPAAAFDGDVPVVKPRNVGDGKMVGAADGVGEKTATNLFRYRLVGGDIVCVRTGGLGRHALVTSEQEGWLFGTGIIRVRPGDRIDPHYLNHYLRHPMVQDWFRRNAAGSAIPSISGRVLGTLPIALPPMETQMAIGDILRALDEKIAVYDQISRTTAELRDTLLPRLFSGSHDMAGLGS; the protein is encoded by the coding sequence GTGAATGCGCTGGTCGGAGAACTTCCTAGAGGTTGGCATCAGGTTTCTCTCCGGAATGTCTGTGATCTCGTGGTAGGGCCGGGTATCCCCGCTGCGGCGTTCGACGGGGACGTTCCGGTGGTCAAACCGCGTAATGTCGGGGACGGGAAAATGGTGGGAGCCGCCGACGGCGTTGGGGAAAAGACCGCCACCAACCTGTTCCGTTACCGGCTCGTGGGCGGAGACATCGTATGCGTGCGGACCGGAGGACTCGGGCGTCACGCCCTCGTGACTTCGGAGCAGGAAGGCTGGCTCTTCGGCACGGGAATCATCAGGGTGCGTCCTGGCGATCGGATCGACCCCCACTACCTCAACCATTATCTCCGCCACCCAATGGTCCAGGACTGGTTCAGGCGTAACGCCGCCGGATCGGCGATCCCGAGCATCAGCGGCAGGGTGCTGGGGACGCTCCCCATCGCACTTCCACCGATGGAGACGCAGATGGCGATAGGAGACATCCTCAGAGCGCTGGACGAGAAGATCGCTGTATATGACCAGATCAGCAGGACGACCGCTGAGCTCCGCGACACCCTTCTGCCGCGCCTGTTCAGCGGCTCGCACGACATGGCAGGTCTCGGATCCTGA
- a CDS encoding branched-chain amino acid aminotransferase, with the protein MTTAQKLSFDVQPSDHARTAAEREQVLANPGFGQTFTDHMISIDYTEGEGWHDARLMPYGPLSLDPATAVFHYAQEFFEGLKAYRQEGGAIASFRPYANAARFNLSAQRMAMPELPEETFVESLELLVQTDREWVPTAPGHSLYLRPFMIATQAALGVNYPSREYRYMVIASPAAAYFGAEKAVSVWLSTEYTRAAPGGTGFAKCGGNYAAAFVAQRQAVEQGCAQVVWLDANEHRYVEEMGGMNLFFVYGDRLLTPALTGTLLPGITRDSILALAADLGLTAEEGRLSIEEWQAGCESGELTEVFACGTAAVVSPVGSVKGADRAWTVGDGTQGPVTARIREELVGIQYGSRPDAHGWVHKIC; encoded by the coding sequence ATGACCACCGCTCAGAAGCTCAGCTTCGACGTGCAGCCCTCCGACCACGCGCGCACCGCAGCCGAGCGCGAGCAGGTACTGGCGAACCCGGGTTTCGGGCAGACCTTCACCGATCACATGATCTCGATCGACTACACCGAGGGCGAGGGCTGGCACGACGCGCGGCTCATGCCGTACGGACCGCTGAGCCTGGATCCGGCGACCGCGGTCTTCCACTACGCCCAGGAGTTCTTCGAAGGACTGAAGGCCTACCGCCAGGAGGGCGGCGCGATCGCGTCCTTCCGGCCGTACGCCAACGCCGCCCGGTTCAACCTGTCGGCGCAGCGGATGGCCATGCCGGAGCTGCCCGAGGAGACGTTCGTCGAGTCGCTGGAGCTCCTCGTCCAGACCGATCGCGAGTGGGTCCCCACCGCCCCGGGCCACAGCCTCTACCTGCGCCCCTTCATGATCGCCACGCAGGCCGCGCTGGGTGTCAACTACCCCTCCAGGGAGTATCGGTACATGGTGATCGCCTCCCCGGCGGCCGCCTACTTCGGCGCCGAAAAGGCCGTCTCGGTCTGGCTGTCCACCGAGTACACCCGCGCGGCCCCGGGCGGCACCGGCTTCGCCAAGTGCGGCGGCAACTACGCGGCGGCCTTCGTGGCCCAGCGCCAGGCCGTGGAACAGGGCTGCGCCCAGGTGGTCTGGCTCGACGCGAACGAGCACCGCTATGTCGAGGAGATGGGCGGGATGAACCTGTTCTTCGTCTACGGCGACCGTCTGCTCACCCCGGCCCTCACCGGCACGCTCCTGCCCGGCATCACCCGTGACTCGATCCTCGCCCTCGCCGCCGACCTGGGCCTGACCGCCGAGGAGGGGCGCCTGTCGATCGAGGAGTGGCAGGCGGGCTGCGAGTCCGGCGAGCTCACCGAGGTCTTCGCCTGCGGCACCGCGGCGGTCGTGTCCCCCGTCGGTTCGGTCAAGGGCGCCGACCGCGCCTGGACGGTCGGCGACGGCACCCAGGGCCCCGTCACCGCCCGGATCCGCGAGGAGCTCGTCGGCATCCAGTACGGTTCCCGCCCCGACGCGCACGGCTGGGTCCACAAGATCTGCTGA
- a CDS encoding Uma2 family endonuclease codes for MGLFMDRQVTYQINDRAEVERLYLELVDRFEKHRIEIIDGRIVVRELPTLTHARIVYRLLLQLVSVAIEQGWELLQETKIFLNSQADRYEPDLIAVPATARQWDPNHVYADATFLVVEVVSPSSIHDDHFVKPRNCARAGVPLYLVIDALENRVRLLSCPSEAGYTDEVSVKLGDPLDLPAPWNLTIDTGKLIEE; via the coding sequence ATGGGACTGTTCATGGACAGACAGGTCACCTACCAGATCAACGATCGAGCAGAGGTCGAACGGCTCTACCTGGAGCTCGTCGATCGATTCGAGAAGCATCGAATCGAGATCATCGACGGCCGGATCGTGGTGAGGGAGTTGCCCACGCTCACCCACGCTCGAATCGTCTACCGGTTGCTGCTCCAGCTCGTCTCGGTCGCCATCGAGCAGGGGTGGGAGCTCCTGCAGGAAACCAAGATCTTCCTGAACAGCCAGGCGGATCGCTATGAGCCTGATCTCATCGCCGTCCCGGCCACGGCACGTCAGTGGGATCCCAACCACGTGTACGCGGACGCCACCTTCCTGGTCGTCGAGGTGGTCTCTCCAAGCAGCATCCATGATGATCATTTCGTCAAGCCCCGGAACTGCGCCCGAGCGGGCGTTCCGCTCTATCTGGTCATCGACGCACTTGAGAACAGGGTCAGGCTGCTCAGTTGTCCGAGTGAGGCTGGATACACCGACGAGGTATCCGTGAAACTCGGTGATCCCCTCGATCTTCCGGCACCGTGGAATCTCACGATCGACACCGGCAAGCTGATCGAGGAGTAG
- a CDS encoding helix-turn-helix domain-containing protein, whose protein sequence is MATSTRIDEAKGILAARLRALRSDAGLTGRALAARTGLDHTKISKIENAVQMPNQTDIRAWCRACDADEQVVDLIAAAQNIDAMYTEWRRLEETGLGRVQRSFQPLYEKTSRFRVWQHSAIPGLLQTSGYARGHLRTVIDFRNIPDDIDAAVAARLRQQGVLRDGTKRFAFIVGEQALRTPLVRPAEMITQLERLAELTSGVANLSFGIIPASAKPSMMPPENFWIYDAARVRVDTVPGQIQHKAPSDVAVYEKAFEALHSTAVYGEAARAVLRTVASGFRAT, encoded by the coding sequence ATGGCAACCTCCACACGCATCGACGAGGCAAAAGGCATTCTCGCGGCGCGTCTGCGCGCGCTCCGCTCGGACGCCGGCCTGACCGGGCGGGCACTGGCCGCGCGGACCGGTCTGGACCACACGAAGATATCCAAGATCGAGAACGCCGTTCAGATGCCGAACCAGACGGACATCCGGGCGTGGTGCAGGGCGTGCGACGCCGACGAACAGGTGGTCGATCTGATCGCGGCGGCCCAGAACATCGACGCCATGTACACGGAGTGGCGGCGTCTGGAGGAGACGGGACTCGGACGGGTGCAGCGTTCGTTCCAGCCGCTGTACGAGAAGACCAGCCGGTTCCGCGTGTGGCAGCACTCGGCGATCCCCGGCCTGCTCCAGACCTCCGGATACGCGCGGGGACATCTGCGGACCGTCATCGACTTCCGCAACATCCCGGACGACATCGACGCAGCGGTGGCCGCACGGCTGCGGCAGCAGGGCGTGTTGCGTGACGGCACCAAACGGTTCGCGTTCATCGTCGGTGAGCAGGCGCTCCGCACGCCGCTGGTCAGGCCGGCCGAGATGATCACCCAGCTGGAGCGGCTCGCCGAACTGACGAGCGGCGTCGCGAACCTGTCGTTCGGGATCATCCCGGCGTCGGCGAAACCGTCGATGATGCCGCCGGAGAACTTCTGGATCTACGATGCCGCGCGGGTGCGCGTCGACACGGTGCCCGGCCAGATCCAGCACAAGGCACCCTCGGACGTCGCCGTGTACGAGAAGGCGTTCGAGGCGCTGCACAGCACCGCGGTGTACGGCGAAGCCGCCCGCGCGGTGCTACGGACCGTGGCGAGCGGGTTTCGCGCAACATAA
- a CDS encoding heparinase II/III domain-containing protein, whose protein sequence is MRRRTEAFILSLILLVTCGAVTGTAGAAAQVKRTTECQGDWLPATPISPDIMSGELGFLDLDPVKVGKDVNWRTDPYHNRSWSMVFHSLRWMGRLVADYETTGEAAYLSRATEIAKDWVTDNPRRGGPKASPYAWQEHPIALRAPALVCLSKHVNAPWLSRSLAEHAAMLSDPKLYEKGHNHGIDQDIALLGIGCRYGNGTWSGLAVKRLTETVKLDVDSQGALREQAPRYAIYVHERLSVAMDRIKACGRKVPGEITRRWQSLEDFISHSTQPGGFMVPIGDGGADVRPVGYDHPKQTVRVFGNGYVYGRTAWEKPESAFYSIRFGPGQKYHGHEDHLGVTYYAQGHDVLVDVGFHSYENTGYRRWTMSTEAHNTPAVAGAAFRGGTATKLSRSSIGDDRQSYRLTDRAYGVPRTRSVLVNHEQDVMAVLDTVPKGAKVTNLWHLASELSVVSDGGGQVVVKDKAGWKATLVQVSMPSCKPVSGLKVVRGQSNPYQGWVSPAYLQKQPAPTVVSPASADPLLTVVVPGTDKPSVSCSGGKVKLETSTGRVSFRVGGADLS, encoded by the coding sequence GTGCGCCGCCGCACCGAAGCATTCATCCTCTCGCTCATCCTCCTCGTGACCTGCGGCGCGGTGACCGGCACGGCAGGAGCCGCGGCGCAGGTCAAACGCACGACCGAGTGTCAGGGCGACTGGTTACCGGCGACCCCGATATCTCCGGACATCATGAGCGGCGAGCTGGGGTTCCTGGACCTCGATCCGGTGAAGGTGGGCAAGGACGTCAACTGGCGTACCGACCCTTACCACAACCGCTCGTGGAGCATGGTGTTCCACTCCCTGCGCTGGATGGGCCGCCTGGTCGCCGACTACGAGACCACCGGGGAGGCCGCCTACCTGAGCCGTGCCACCGAGATCGCCAAGGACTGGGTGACGGACAACCCCCGGCGCGGGGGTCCCAAGGCCAGCCCCTACGCCTGGCAGGAGCACCCGATCGCGCTGCGGGCCCCCGCCCTGGTCTGCCTCAGCAAGCACGTCAACGCACCCTGGCTGTCCAGGAGCCTGGCCGAGCACGCCGCGATGCTGTCCGACCCGAAGCTGTACGAGAAGGGCCACAACCACGGCATCGACCAGGACATCGCACTGCTCGGCATCGGCTGCCGGTACGGCAACGGCACGTGGTCCGGGCTCGCCGTCAAGCGGCTGACCGAGACGGTGAAGCTCGACGTCGACTCCCAGGGCGCGCTGCGCGAGCAGGCCCCGCGCTACGCGATCTACGTCCATGAGCGGCTCAGCGTCGCCATGGACAGGATCAAGGCGTGCGGCCGGAAGGTGCCCGGCGAGATCACCCGGCGGTGGCAGTCGCTGGAGGACTTCATCTCCCACTCCACCCAGCCAGGCGGGTTCATGGTCCCGATCGGGGACGGCGGCGCGGACGTGCGGCCGGTCGGGTACGACCACCCGAAGCAGACCGTGCGGGTGTTCGGCAACGGCTACGTCTACGGGCGCACCGCCTGGGAGAAGCCCGAGTCGGCGTTCTACTCCATCCGCTTCGGTCCCGGCCAGAAGTACCACGGCCACGAGGACCACCTCGGCGTGACCTACTACGCCCAGGGCCACGACGTCCTGGTCGACGTGGGCTTCCACTCCTACGAGAACACCGGCTACCGCCGCTGGACGATGTCCACCGAGGCGCACAACACGCCGGCCGTCGCCGGCGCCGCGTTCCGGGGCGGTACGGCCACCAAGCTGAGCAGATCCTCGATCGGGGACGACCGGCAGAGCTACCGGCTGACCGACAGGGCCTATGGCGTGCCCAGGACCCGTTCGGTGCTGGTCAACCACGAGCAGGACGTGATGGCCGTGCTGGACACCGTCCCCAAGGGTGCCAAGGTCACCAACCTCTGGCACCTAGCCTCCGAGCTGTCGGTCGTGTCCGACGGCGGCGGCCAGGTCGTGGTCAAGGACAAGGCGGGCTGGAAGGCGACGCTGGTCCAGGTGTCGATGCCCTCCTGCAAGCCCGTCAGCGGGCTGAAGGTGGTCCGTGGCCAGTCGAACCCCTACCAGGGCTGGGTCTCCCCCGCCTACCTGCAGAAGCAGCCCGCTCCCACGGTCGTCTCCCCCGCCTCCGCGGACCCGCTGCTCACCGTCGTGGTGCCCGGCACCGACAAGCCCTCGGTCTCCTGCTCCGGCGGCAAGGTGAAACTGGAGACCTCCACCGGCCGGGTCAGCTTCCGGGTCGGCGGCGCGGACCTCTCCTGA
- a CDS encoding O-methyltransferase, which yields MKATYLDPAIGQYLSAHTTPPDDVLDALAMETREATGESAGMQISPDQGRFLTMITQLGRARNVVEVGTFTGYSSICIARGLPPGGRLSCFDVSEEWTAIARRYWEKAGVADRIELRVGPAAERLKELAPEQAVDLAFIDADKIGYPVYYEALLPRLAPGGLILVDNTLWSGRVADPTADDDSTRAIREFNDMVMADGRVTSLILPIADGLTMIRKH from the coding sequence ATGAAAGCGACTTATCTCGACCCGGCCATCGGGCAGTACCTCAGCGCGCACACCACCCCGCCCGACGACGTCCTCGACGCGCTCGCCATGGAGACCCGCGAGGCCACCGGCGAGAGCGCGGGCATGCAGATCTCCCCCGACCAGGGGCGGTTCCTGACCATGATCACCCAGCTCGGCCGCGCGCGGAACGTGGTGGAGGTGGGCACCTTCACCGGCTACTCCTCCATCTGCATCGCCCGGGGACTGCCCCCCGGCGGCAGGCTGAGCTGCTTCGACGTCAGCGAGGAGTGGACGGCGATCGCCCGGCGCTACTGGGAGAAGGCGGGGGTCGCCGACCGCATCGAACTGCGGGTCGGCCCCGCCGCCGAACGTCTGAAGGAGCTCGCGCCCGAACAGGCCGTGGACCTGGCGTTCATCGACGCCGACAAGATCGGCTACCCCGTCTACTACGAGGCCCTGCTGCCCCGTCTCGCCCCGGGCGGCCTGATCCTCGTCGACAACACCCTGTGGAGCGGGCGCGTCGCCGACCCCACCGCCGACGACGACAGCACCCGGGCCATCCGCGAGTTCAACGACATGGTCATGGCCGACGGCCGGGTGACCTCACTGATCCTGCCCATCGCCGACGGGCTCACCATGATTCGAAAGCACTGA
- a CDS encoding N-6 DNA methylase, which produces MMTGHRNLVLGLVYLRAVRQADWANLAEYGNLTPKVLVGWLESVAPGLHQVLREVHFAGPWQRLFGQLVRVVDQAVSARGGMEVYRFLLDWFSSMDGRRGGEFYTPRSLVRVLVEAVAPGPGARIHDPCCGSGEMLVAAAVHASRDGGEIPPVSGLTWTAELSEVARMNLAVHGVAGDVTPATGQALGGWLSETGPFDVIVTNPPFNMSLWKDQDTAYSRDWRYGPPPTHNANFAWLQHVALSLAPGGRAAVLMPNSASASESLRERDIRTGLVEDGRVEAVIALPSHLFYSTGIPATVWLLGRPTSARDEILFIDASGSGRLVDRTHRILTDEDVAAIADSVDRWRHEERGYGEGSGFSRSVPLEEVREHDYVLNPKKYLSTLPESVEGSGADRLHELRRQLERLRLQAVEVDASVDRELRRVGL; this is translated from the coding sequence ATGATGACCGGTCACAGAAACCTCGTTCTTGGTCTGGTCTATCTGCGCGCCGTTCGTCAGGCGGATTGGGCGAACCTCGCCGAGTACGGGAATCTGACCCCGAAGGTTCTCGTCGGATGGTTGGAGTCCGTTGCTCCCGGTCTTCATCAGGTCCTCCGTGAGGTCCACTTCGCCGGACCGTGGCAACGCCTCTTCGGGCAGCTCGTGCGGGTCGTGGACCAGGCTGTCTCCGCGCGTGGGGGTATGGAGGTCTATCGCTTTCTCCTCGATTGGTTCTCCTCGATGGACGGCCGCCGCGGCGGTGAGTTCTACACTCCGCGATCTCTGGTCCGCGTCTTGGTGGAGGCTGTTGCGCCAGGTCCTGGCGCACGGATCCATGATCCGTGCTGTGGTTCAGGGGAGATGCTCGTGGCTGCGGCCGTTCACGCGAGCCGAGATGGCGGTGAGATTCCACCGGTGTCCGGGCTCACCTGGACCGCTGAGCTTTCGGAGGTCGCCAGGATGAACCTGGCCGTGCACGGCGTTGCCGGCGATGTGACCCCTGCGACCGGCCAGGCATTGGGCGGATGGCTCTCCGAAACGGGGCCATTCGATGTGATCGTCACCAATCCGCCGTTCAACATGAGCCTGTGGAAAGATCAGGACACTGCTTACTCTCGGGACTGGCGCTATGGCCCGCCGCCCACGCACAATGCGAACTTCGCGTGGCTGCAGCACGTTGCGCTCTCACTCGCGCCTGGAGGGCGGGCGGCAGTCCTCATGCCGAACAGCGCGTCCGCCTCGGAAAGCCTTCGAGAGCGGGATATCCGGACCGGTCTCGTAGAAGACGGCCGGGTGGAGGCTGTGATCGCCCTACCGTCGCACCTCTTCTATTCCACAGGTATCCCCGCCACCGTTTGGTTGCTCGGTAGGCCCACGAGCGCGAGAGACGAAATCTTGTTCATCGACGCCTCCGGCTCAGGAAGGTTGGTTGATCGCACGCACCGCATTTTGACCGACGAGGATGTCGCTGCGATCGCGGACTCCGTTGACCGGTGGCGGCATGAGGAGCGGGGATACGGGGAGGGCTCGGGGTTTTCCCGATCTGTGCCGTTGGAAGAGGTGCGGGAGCACGACTACGTGCTCAATCCCAAAAAATATCTCTCTACCTTGCCTGAATCCGTGGAAGGCTCCGGCGCCGACAGACTTCACGAGCTGAGGCGGCAACTGGAACGACTCCGTCTCCAGGCCGTCGAAGTAGATGCATCGGTCGATCGTGAGCTGAGAAGAGTCGGCCTGTGA